A DNA window from Anastrepha obliqua isolate idAnaObli1 chromosome 5, idAnaObli1_1.0, whole genome shotgun sequence contains the following coding sequences:
- the LOC129249185 gene encoding elongation factor Ts, mitochondrial, which produces MLLQHFTRAFHTTRLVLAGAEKSALAALRKKTGYTFANCKKALEMHNNDINLAEKWLNEQAQSLGWSKATKLAERATAQGLVGVLIHGNIGAMVEVNCETDFVARNEHFKNFVDHVSRICAKYTEITDFDGDLWKLGFEAEALRKLRTTDGKTLGDQLALLIGAVGENASIKRAICFKTSNDLQLAGYAHPTSTNVAAVENTTQIGKYGAIVAFRGASVDEELQKHICQHIVGLNPVKIGEEGKDKPMANKDDETCLIHQEYLIDPDRTVGEVLKENNVTIIDYQRYECGEVTKSERLEQVKLSN; this is translated from the exons ATGTTGCTGCAGCACTTTACCCGTGCATTCCACACAACACGTCTAGTGTTAGCTGGCGCTGAGAAAAGCGCATTAGCGGCACTACGCAAAAAGACCGGCTACACATTCGCCAATTGCAAAAAAGCACTGGAAATGCATAATAATGATATAAATTTG GCCGAAAAATGGTTAAATGAACAAGCGCAAAGTCTCGGCTGGTCAAAGGCGACAAAGCTTGCAGAACGTGCTACAGCTCAGGGTTTAGTAGGCGTACTTATTCATGGTAATATCGGCGCCATGGTAGAGGTTAACTGTGAGACCGATTTTGTCGCACGTaatgaacatttcaaaaatttcgtcgATCACGTGTCGCGCATTTGTGCCAAGTACACTGAAATCACGGATTTTGATGGTGACTTGTGGAAG CTTGGCTTCGAGGCTGAGGCGTTGCGGAAACTCCGTACTACAGATGGCAAAACACTGGGCGATCAATTGGCATTACTGATTGGTGCTGTCGGCGAAAATGCCTCAATCAAACGTGCGATATGCTTTAAAACTAGCAATGATTTACAACTAGCCGGGTACGCACATCCCACGTCCACCAATGTGGCCGCAGTCGAGAACACAACACAAATCGGCAAATATGGTGCCATTGTCGCCTTTCGCGGGGCAAGTGTGGATGAAGAGCTTCAAAAACATATTTGCCAGCATATTGTAGGACTTAATCCCGTGAAGATTGGCGAGGAAGGCAAAGATAAGCCAATGGCCAATAAAGACGACGAGACTTGTCTCATACATCAGGAGTACTTGATCGATCCTGATCGCACAGTGGGCGAGGTACTGAAGGAAAATAACGTGACAATCATTGATTACCAACGCTACGAGTGCGGAGAGGTGACGAAGAGCGAGCGCTTAGAGCAGgttaaattaagtaattaa